A region from the Homalodisca vitripennis isolate AUS2020 unplaced genomic scaffold, UT_GWSS_2.1 ScUCBcl_255;HRSCAF=1794, whole genome shotgun sequence genome encodes:
- the LOC124370524 gene encoding uncharacterized protein LOC124370524 gives MKKEDFIKIEDSWLCPVCVVSSGGSAVDRQVAAALTAVDKPGVEITPNIELVDILNEMKSFRLEIKETNKEFRNQLENYSEWIVDNGKKIEEVGNKIEKAIEDIGFLRQENANLKKIVNDLSSKVNALEQSSKDNVVEISGVPHKEKDDILNIIGKISDAIGFLFKEDSVDNCYRYKSIDGSRPGIIVVRFVRKLDKEAFMNKRRVKKNLNSRDIGFMDGDASVIYFNESLTQEIRKLLNMARAIKREKQYTYLWVRNGRIFMRKNQGDRFVTINSIEDFNKLA, from the coding sequence atGAAAAAGGAAGATTTTATAAAGATAGAGGATTCTTGGTTATGTCCTGTTTGTGTTGTGTCATCTGGTGGCAGTGCGGTAGATAGGCAAGTGGCCGCTGCCTTAACGGCGGTAGATAAGCCCGGTGTCGAGATAACGCCTAATATTGAACTTGTCGATATactaaatgaaatgaaatcattcaGGCTGGAGATTAAGGAAACTAATAAGGAATTTAGAAATCAGTTAGAAAACTATTCCGAGTGGATTGTagataatggtaaaaaaattgaGGAGGTTGGAAATAAAATTGAGAAGGCAATTGAGGACATAGGGTTTCTTCGTCAGGAAAACGCTAATTTAAAGAAGATAGTTAATGATCTTTCCAGTAAAGTAAATGCATTGGAACAGTCGAGCAAGGACAATGTTGTTGAGATTAGTGGGGTACCTCACAAAGAGAAGGATGATATTTTGAATATCATCGGTAAGATATCGGATGCAATCGGCTTTCTTTTTAAGGAGGATAGTGTTGACAATTGCTATCGATACAAATCAATTGATGGGTCAAGACCTGGAATTATTGTTGTCCGTTTCGTCCGAAAACTGGACAAAGAAGCATTTATGAACAAGAGGCGTGTGAAGAAGAATCTAAACTCGAGAGACATTGGTTTCATGGATGGAGACGCATCGGTGATTTATTTCAATGAGAGTTTGACGCAGGAGATAAGAAAACTACTGAATATGGCTCGTGCTATTAAGAGAGAAAAACAGTATACATATTTGTGGGTAAGGAACGGACGCATTTTCATGAGGAAAAATCAAGGTGACCGTTTTGTTACAATTAACAGCATTGAGGATTTCAACAAATTGGCCTGA